One window from the genome of Nicotiana tomentosiformis chromosome 5, ASM39032v3, whole genome shotgun sequence encodes:
- the LOC138892745 gene encoding uncharacterized protein has product MLRQVNVNFPFTEILSQMTAYAKFLKEILTKKMKIEDTSVVKLIEHCSTILQNKLSQKCGDPGTFTIPCSLDTRNFDKSLCDSGASINLMPLSIYRKLENEIGEIRSVPISLQLPDQTTIIPEVIVEDVLVQVDKFVFPVDFIVVKMEENKKVPLILGRPLLAMGRAILDIHDRKLMLIVGEETVTFEMNVETGVIKEKPTANVEWKVKSLKEKAPVIEKDKCGVYPKKFENKLSAWMCALVRARRMEPDFDSDLD; this is encoded by the coding sequence ATGCTaagacaggttaatgtaaatttcCCGTTCACAGAAATTCTCTCACAAATGACAGCTTATGCcaagttcttgaaggagatccttacaaagaagatgaAGATAGAAGATAcatcagtggtcaagctcatagagcattgcagcacaatcttgcaaaacaaactctcacaaaagtgtggagatccagggactTTTACAATACCTTGCTCGTTAGACACTcgtaattttgataagtctttatgtgattcgggtgcctcaattaatttaatgcctttgtctatttacaggaagctGGAGAATGAGATTGGGGAGATAAGGTCtgtaccaatatctttgcagttgCCAGACCAAACAACTATCATACCCGAGGTGATAGTGGAAGATGTTTTAGTtcaggtagataagtttgtatttcctgtagatttcatagtggtgaaGATGGAAGAGAACAAAAAGGTTCCccttatcttaggaagaccattatTAGCAATGGGTAGAGCAATCTTagacatacatgatagaaaactcatgcttatagtgggtgaggagacggtgACGTTCGAGATGAATGTAGAGACGGGGGTGATAAAGGAGAAGCCAACTGCAaatgttgagtggaaagtgaagagtTTGAAGGAGAAGGCTCCAGTGATTGAAAaggataagtgtggggtgtaccccaagaagttTGAGAataagttgtctgcatggatgtgcgcaCTAGTTCGGGCGAgaagaatggagcccgactttgattCAGACCTTGACTAG